Genomic window (Dyadobacter fanqingshengii):
CCGGACATTCAAAGTAAGACCAAATGCACAGATTTTTTCTTTCTGTCCTGGCGAAGGCAACCGTGCTCGTTTGCTTCGTTTCGCCAGAGCTATTTTCTCAAATTAAAATCACTTCGCCAGTTTATCAGGCTGTTTATCAAAGAGATATCCAGGGGCAAAGGGAAATTTCTGTCTCGGGAACATTCTCGGTCCCTCTGGATAAGATTGAAGTAAGGGCAATCCCGGTGGCGGAAGGCCAGGGCAGAGAAATGCCATGGCGGGATTTGCAGGTCAAACCGCAGGGCGGCACTTTTCTGGGAACTGTCCCGCTCCTGGGAGGCTGGTACTCGCTGGAAGTTAGGGGCGTAGTCGATGGCAGCATTGTGGGCAGTGACGTTCTCACCCGGGTGGGGGTTGGCGAGGTTTTTATCATCGCAGGACAATCGAACGCCCAGGGTCTCAAAAGTAAATCAGGGGCGCCCGGAGCCAGCGACGACCGTGTGCTTTACATAGATAACTATGAAAATGACGAATTAGGCCAATATCCTGACCTGCTTACGGATCCTGTGCCGCCATCTTTTTCGAAAATTACCAGCAACCTGAAAACCATGTCACCCAGAGGACAAACTCCCTGGTGCTGGGGCATTCTGGGTGATCAGCTGGTTGACAAACTGAAAGTGCCAGTTGTATTTATAAATGTTGCATGGGAAGGAACGGCCATCAAAAACTGGGCTGAAAGTGCAGCTGGCGTGAAGACAACGAGTTTATATGGACATGTGTATGCAAAAGAAATGCCCTATGCGAACCTGCGGGTGGCTGCCCGTAACTATGCCAATCAATACGGGGTTAGGGCAGTGCTCTGGATGCAGGGCGAAACGGATGCTGTCTTCAAAACGTCCTCTGCCAGTTACAGCCGTGATCTCCAGTTCCTTATGAACCGCCTGGGCGCCGACACAGGAAAACGAATAACCTGGGTGATAGCCAGGACATCGCGCGCCTCATCGCGACAAGGCATTCCTTCGTCTGTTAATGCCGATATTATCACCGCGCAAAATGCTGTTTTAAATACAGATTTTAATCCAACATTTCCCGGCCCGGAAACTGATCCGCTTGTCCCGAACCGGATTGACGGGACCCATTTCGAGGGGAGTGAGGATTTAACAATTCTTGCAAATGCTTGGAATGCCAGTCTGGACGCCTATTTCTTTTCAACCGTCACACCTGCCAATCCGGTACAGCTCCCGCCAGTCAGTGCCAGCTGCGTTGTGGAAAATAATGCGGTCACCGTTTCGCTGCCAGTGGGATTTCAGTCCTATGAATGGAGCAATGGAGAAGGTGGTAACACCATTCAAATCTCTACGGCGGGAATTTACCGCGCTACACTGAGGGACGCATACGGAAATTCCGTCCTTTCACCCATTGTCGTGCTGGAAGGTAACCCTAAGCCTGCTCAGCCCAATATTTTGCAGGAAGGGCAACAACAAGCCTGCG
Coding sequences:
- a CDS encoding T9SS type A sorting domain-containing protein, coding for MHRFFLSVLAKATVLVCFVSPELFSQIKITSPVYQAVYQRDIQGQREISVSGTFSVPLDKIEVRAIPVAEGQGREMPWRDLQVKPQGGTFLGTVPLLGGWYSLEVRGVVDGSIVGSDVLTRVGVGEVFIIAGQSNAQGLKSKSGAPGASDDRVLYIDNYENDELGQYPDLLTDPVPPSFSKITSNLKTMSPRGQTPWCWGILGDQLVDKLKVPVVFINVAWEGTAIKNWAESAAGVKTTSLYGHVYAKEMPYANLRVAARNYANQYGVRAVLWMQGETDAVFKTSSASYSRDLQFLMNRLGADTGKRITWVIARTSRASSRQGIPSSVNADIITAQNAVLNTDFNPTFPGPETDPLVPNRIDGTHFEGSEDLTILANAWNASLDAYFFSTVTPANPVQLPPVSASCVVENNAVTVSLPVGFQSYEWSNGEGGNTIQISTAGIYRATLRDAYGNSVLSPIVVLEGNPKPAQPNILQEGQQQACADSSFQFAVANATDRYAWYREGTTTPFATGAVARVAESGDYFVKGQNVFGCVSESSAAASLVIRPQISLPVIEPSGPFSLKARIDDTIGNAQFLWSRPGSESDTAAQTVKLLTPGLYSARAKLTYNIGNNSLTCYSGDASHAVTTIEQNDVIVYPNPAEGGFVYIESRDNIPNAEITLFDMHGRAIKSISPKSLENRIQLDVGYLPAGKYILRLTTNSRVLTKYIIFM